Proteins co-encoded in one Malus domestica chromosome 09, GDT2T_hap1 genomic window:
- the LOC103444037 gene encoding serine/threonine-protein kinase BLUS1-like → MILVNHPTVLKSHCSFVSDHNLWVVTPFMVGGSCLRILKATYPDGFEEDVIATVLREILKGLEYLHHHGHIHRDVKIFSLAHTVPSSLETSVFLLAFLIQDDTRGYGAITWL, encoded by the exons ATGATTCTCGTCAACCATCCTACTGTCCTCAAATCACATTGTTCCTTTGTTAGTGATCATAATTTGTGGGTTGTCACGCCGTTCATGGTTGGGGGTTCTTGTCTTCGCATTTTGAAGGCAACATATCCGGATGGTTTTGAGGAAGATGTTATAGCCACTGTATTACGTGAGATTTTGAAGGGTTTAGAGTATCTTCATCATCATGGCCATATTCATCGAGATGTCAAA ATATTCTCATTGGCTCACACGGTGCCATCAAGCTTGGAGACTTCGGTATTTCTACTTGCCTTTTTGATTCAG GATGACACCAGAGGTTATGGAGCAATTACATGGTTATGA